The genomic segment GGCGGCTACGAAGATCAGTGTGGTGACGGCCTCCAACACCGAATCGGTGTCCAGACTGAGACCGGGGATCAGCAGTGTCGCGAGCCAGAACGCCAATGCGGTGGTGGCGAGCCGGATGATGAGACTCTTCAGAAAACCCATGGCGGCGATGCTCCCATGATCGACGTTGACGTCGCGCCCCCCGGCGACCCGAACGTCAGATTCCGGCAACCAGCGATGGTCTTCACGCGTTGAGTTGATGTGGTGGATCGACGGGGAGTGGTGACCTGGGTACGAAGCGAGTTCCGGCCGTCGATCCGCCGGCCCGGCTGGTGGCTGTTCGCAGGGCGCTCTTGATCCGGATGTAATCGTCGCGGGATCCAACTCAAGGCCGAGCGCCTGGTGTACGGCCAGCAGGGCCGGGGCGTCCACGTCGCAGAACGGTTCTGATCAACAGGCGGTCCGGCGCCTTCACCTGATCCGATCCGCCGGGGCGGCTCCGAACATGGTGGCGAGGTCGACGAGCAGCACGTCGTCACGGCGGCCGGCCGCCGCGGCCAGGTCGCGGGCGAAGCCCTCGGTCGAGAAGACCGCCAACCGGGAGCCGGACACGTCGTGGCCGTGCTGGCGCAGCAGCTCCTTGACCTGGACCAGTCGGTCGAGGTCGGCCGGTCCCCGCGGGGCGAGGGTCGCCTTCGCCTCGCCGAGCCAGGTGATGACCGCCCGGCCGGTCTGTCGGCGAAGGCCGATCACATCGACCTCGTGCCGGGCCCGTCCGTTGCGGTCGTTCACCACCGTCGCGGCTATCTGGCCGGTTTGGTCTTCACCCGCTTCGGCGAGGTGATGACGGAGCCAGTCGCGCGCGCAGTGCTCGAAATGCGGGCCGAGGATCCGGGAACTGAAGGTGGCGCGAGCGGCCTGCCATGCCTGCGCCGCTCGACCGGTTTCGACGAGGTCGTAGTGGGCCAGGGTGACCAGGTTGTGAAACCGCACGATCGGGTCGGCGATGGTGATGACCGGTCGGCGGTCCCAGAGCGGATCGGTCAGGTAGCGCAGATAGCCGGCGCTGGTCAACGCCTCGATCGGCCGGGTCAAGGCGGTGCGGTCCCGTTCGAGCACGGCGCCGATCTTCGCCGGGCTGGTGGCGCCGGCCGCGACCGCCCCGAGGATGGCGTAGTGCAGGGTGCTGCCGGTGAATCGAGGGTCTTCCCGCAGGAGATACTCGGTCTCGCTGCGGGAGTACAACGCCTGCCGGGGATCGAGCACCGTGCCGGTGACCCAGGTGTCGAAGCCGGGCAGGCTCTGCGGCGGGGGGAGGGCGGCCAGGTCACGATAGCCGGGGGACCCCCCGAGTACGGCGTGCAGCCGCAGCGCGGTGGGCGGGTCGGCGATGCCCCAGAGCCGGGCAGTGGTCGCCAGATCGAACGGGGCGAGCCGGACATCGACGCTGGCCCGGCCGCGCAGCGCCTTGGTCCCGGAGAGCAGGTCGTTCATGACCGAGATGGCGGATCCGCAGAGGATGATCCGTCCACCGGCCGGACCGTCGCCCGCCTGCGAGCGGTCGTAGAGCAGTTGCAGGAGACCCGGCAACTCGGGCGAATGGGCCATCCAGTAGGGCAGTTCGTCGATGACGAGCAGTCCACCGGGGCCGCACTGCCGGATGACCTGGTTCATCGCCGCTTCGAGCAGGGCTTCCCAGGTTGCTCCGGTTCCGATCAGGTCTGGGCTGACGCCGGCGTACCGGGCGATGGCAGTGGCGAACCGTAGCCGTGCCGCCGGGGCGGCCTCTTCGGCCACCGCCGTGACGTAGAGGCCACCGCTCGCCCTGGCGAGGGCGCGGAGCAGAAAGCTCTTGCCCACCCGTCGCCGGCCGGACAGCACACCCAGTCGGAGGTGCTGGTCGGGATGGCGCAGAAAGTCGGCCAGAGTCGCCCACTCGACGTCCCGATTCACGATCTCCGGCGACTTCTCCATCGAAATGCCCCCTAATTTGTATGCTCGCAAGCATACAAATTAGGACTCGCGGGTTGCCAGCCTCAGTCCGCAACGGGGCGTCGTGGATGGTGACGGCCGTGGGGGCGCTCGCGAGGTGAACACCAGTTACCCTACGTGCGAGTCTTAGGGTAACTGGCGTTCACCTCGTGGGTTGCCCGCCCGGCGCTGGCGCGGCACGGGTGGGGAAAGGCGCGGAAGAGGCTCGGCGCGGTCAGGCCGCGCCGGTGGCCCCGGGCGCAGATCGTGCCCGCCGCACGCCTGCCCTGCGTGGTGGGCGCGGTCAGGGGGTCGGGCGTGGGGTGGTGGGGGCGTCGCGGAGGTTGAGCAGGACGAGGAGGGCGACGCCGCCCACCAGGGCGATGTCGGCCACGTTGCCGACGAACGGGCCGTAGTCGATGAAGTCGACCACGTGGCCCCGGCCGAAGGACGGCTCCCGGAAGAGCCGGTCGAGCAGGTGGGTGGTGGCACCGCCCAGCACCAATCCGAGCCCGACCGCCCACCAGCGGGACCGGACCCGCCACGCCATCCGGGTGAGGACCACCACGGCGACGGCGGCGACCACGGTGAAGATCCAGGTGAAACCGGTGCCGATGGAGAAGGCGGCGCCCGGGTTGTAGACCAGCCGCAGCTGGAGCAGGTCACCGAGGACCGGGATCGGGTCCCGGTCGGCGAGCGTCGAGGTGGCCCAGAGCTTGGTGGCCTGGTCGAGCACGAGCAGCAGGGCGGCCAGCGCGAACGCGGGCAGCCGGAGCGGCCGGGGCCGGTGCTCGTCGACCGGCTCGGACGCCGGCTGATCCGTCTCCACGGACACGGAAGCCTCCTTGGGCCAGGTCGGGCACGCGGGCGGGGTCGTGCCGCCGCCACGAACCTATCCCAGCCGAGACGCCGGCTGCGATGACGTGGCGGCGCACGGCGTCGACCGCTGTGCCGTGGGAGGGGCGCCTCGGCCGGCCCGGGCGCCCCTCCCCACGAACTCAGCGCAGGGTGCCGAGGTAGGTGTCGAGGGCGGCGTACGACTGGGCCGCGCCCTCCTCCATCCCGGAGGAGAGCATGCCGTCCCGATCTTCCTTGGTGTCGAACCGGGTGGTGCTGGTGACGGTGGTCTTGCCGTCGACCTCGGTCAGCGCCAGCGTCTCGACGGCGATGTGGCCGGGCATACCCTCGAACTCGAAGGTCTGGACGATCTTCTCCGGCGGGACGATCTCGCGGAACTCGCCCCGGAAGGCGTACGCGTTGCCGTCGTCGGCGTGTTCGACGAACCGCCACCGGCCGCCGACCCGCAGGTCGAGCTCGATGTCGAGCGGGTTGCCGCGTCCCCACCAGTGCTTGAGGTGCTCGGCCTGGGTGTGGGCGGCGAAGACCAGTTCGCGGGGGGCGTCGAAGACGCGGGTCATGGTGATCTCGTGGTCGGACGGGAGGGTCACGGTCGGCTTGCTCGGGCTCACTGTTCTCTCCTTGGTTGTTGTTGTTTCTGCACGTCGCGCAGGTATTCGTCGAGCGTGTCGTAGCGCTCGTCCCAGAGCCGGCGGTACTGCGCGACCCACTCGGCGAGGGTGCGCAGCGGGGCCGGCTCGATCCGGCACCGCCGCCACTGGGCGTCCCGGATCCGGGTGATCAGCCCGGCCTTCTCCAGCACGTTCAGGTGTTTGGAGATCGCCTGCACGCTGATCGGGAACGGTTCCGCCAACTCGTTGACCGTCGCCTCGCCGGTGGCCAGTCGGGCCAGGATCGCCCGGCGGGTCGGGTCGGCGAGGGCGGCGAACACGTCGCTGACCGGATCTGCTGTCATTACCTGCCTTCAACCATCTGGTTTATCAACCGATAGGTTGAATATACAGCTCACGCAGGCGCTGTCAAGCCCGCGATGCTGGCGCTGGCGTGGTGACAGCCGGCGCTACTGTGGACACCATCCGTGTCGCGGAAATGGCGAGGTCGTCGATGAGCGTGACTCCCCGGGCACCGCGGGCCGGCGCCAGCCGGCTCCGACCGATCGCTACCACGGTCGCCGTCGTACTCACCCTGGCGCTGGCCGGGATGGCCGGCTGCGACGGTGACAAGGAGTCCGCGCTGCCGTCGGTCCAGGAGAAGCTGGAAGAGTCCCAGATCTACGGCCGGGACAAGATCAAGATCGGGGTGGCCACCTTCGAGCCGCTGATGGGCGTCCTGCAGAACGGCGTCTACAGCGGATTCGACATCGAGATCGCCCGCTACATCGCCGCCTCCCTCGGCTACGACGGCGACCAGAACATCGAGTTCGTCGCCCTGGCCACCGAGGACCGCATCCCCGCCCTGCAGGGCGGCCAGGTCGACCTGGTGGTGGCCAGCTTCTCGATCACCGAGGAGCGGTCGAAGCTGGTCAGCTTCGCCGGCCCGTACTTCATCACTACCCAGGAGGTGATGGTCCCGGTCGCGCTGCGAAACGACATCCGGACCCTGGAGGACCTGCAGAACCCCGAGTACCGGGTCTGCGTCAGCGGCGGCTCGACCACCGAGGCCGAACTGAAGCGCCGCGACGTCAACCTGCTGGTCGTCAAGACCGTCCGGGAGTGCCTGGAGGGCCTGCAGTCCGGCGACTTCCAGGCGATGAGCTCCGACGAGACCATCCTGGCCGGGTTCCTCTCCGAATACCCGGGCGAGTTCGAGATCGTCGACATGCCGTTCGGCACCAGCGAGCAACTCGGCGTCGGGGTGCCGATCAGCGACCCGGCGCTGCGCGACCTGGTCGCCTACTTCCTCGACAAGAGCTACCAGGCCGGCCGGGACGGCGAGAGCAGCCCGTGGCTGGTCGCGTACAACCGGACCCTGGGCCCGTGGCTCGGGCCGGACAAGGTGCAGCCGCCACCGCTGAACGTGCCGGAGCTTGTCGACTTCGACGACAAGGCGCCACGGGGATGACCGCCACGCCGCGGGAGAGTGCGGCGGAGCCGCCGCCGGCGGTGCCTCGGCAGCCGCCGCCGGCGGCGCCACCTCCGACCCCGGCCGAGCCTCCACCGCATCCGGTACGCACACCAGCCGCCTCCGCACCGGCCAAGCTGGACGACCAGCGCCGGGCCGCCTCCAGCCAGTCGTTCTGGTCGGTGGCGGTCGGCGTACCGGCGGTCATCTCGGTCCTGCGGCTGGTGGTCGAGGCCGGCGGCGAGCTGCAGACCACCCTGCTGCTGGTGGCCAACGTCAACCCGGTCAACCTGGTGGCGGCCTTCGCGGCGACCTCGTCGCGGCTGGTCTCGGGTCTGCTCATCCTGCTCTTCGCGATCAGCGCCGTGCTGGCGGCCAGCGTCGACCCGAACCCCCGGCACGGCGACCGGGACCGCCGGCCGCTGGTGGTGCGCTGGAAGCACGTCGCTCCGATGTGGTTCGTCATCCTGGTGCTGGTGGTGGCGCTGGCCACCTGGCAGATCCTCTACCTGCCGCTGCTGCTGCCGGCGGTCGCCGCGATGTTCCAACTCTCGCCAAGCAGGTTGCACCCGAACCGGTGGGTCCAGGCCGCGTTCATCGTCCCGCTGCTGGCCGCGTACGGCTGGTTCGTCGGGCCGACGGTGCGGGACGCGGCCGGGCAGCGGGAGTACGTGGTCGTCGCGATCTTCGTGGCCCCGGCGCTGCTGGCGCTGGCGGTGACCGGGCCGATCCACCGGTTGACGGTCCGGCCGCTGGCCACCGCCGCCCCGCTGGTGCTGCTGGTGGCGATGCTCTGGTCGGCGTACGCGGTGGTCACCACGCCGGTGCTGCCGCTGACGGTGACGTCGGTGGATGCGGGCGCCGAGCCGGACGAGGACATCCGCGGCCATATCGTCGCGGTCGACGACGTGCACACCATCCTG from the Solwaraspora sp. WMMD1047 genome contains:
- a CDS encoding AAA family ATPase; this translates as MEKSPEIVNRDVEWATLADFLRHPDQHLRLGVLSGRRRVGKSFLLRALARASGGLYVTAVAEEAAPAARLRFATAIARYAGVSPDLIGTGATWEALLEAAMNQVIRQCGPGGLLVIDELPYWMAHSPELPGLLQLLYDRSQAGDGPAGGRIILCGSAISVMNDLLSGTKALRGRASVDVRLAPFDLATTARLWGIADPPTALRLHAVLGGSPGYRDLAALPPPQSLPGFDTWVTGTVLDPRQALYSRSETEYLLREDPRFTGSTLHYAILGAVAAGATSPAKIGAVLERDRTALTRPIEALTSAGYLRYLTDPLWDRRPVITIADPIVRFHNLVTLAHYDLVETGRAAQAWQAARATFSSRILGPHFEHCARDWLRHHLAEAGEDQTGQIAATVVNDRNGRARHEVDVIGLRRQTGRAVITWLGEAKATLAPRGPADLDRLVQVKELLRQHGHDVSGSRLAVFSTEGFARDLAAAAGRRDDVLLVDLATMFGAAPADRIR
- a CDS encoding signal peptidase II, producing the protein MSVETDQPASEPVDEHRPRPLRLPAFALAALLLVLDQATKLWATSTLADRDPIPVLGDLLQLRLVYNPGAAFSIGTGFTWIFTVVAAVAVVVLTRMAWRVRSRWWAVGLGLVLGGATTHLLDRLFREPSFGRGHVVDFIDYGPFVGNVADIALVGGVALLVLLNLRDAPTTPRPTP
- a CDS encoding SRPBCC family protein, encoding MSPSKPTVTLPSDHEITMTRVFDAPRELVFAAHTQAEHLKHWWGRGNPLDIELDLRVGGRWRFVEHADDGNAYAFRGEFREIVPPEKIVQTFEFEGMPGHIAVETLALTEVDGKTTVTSTTRFDTKEDRDGMLSSGMEEGAAQSYAALDTYLGTLR
- a CDS encoding transporter substrate-binding domain-containing protein — translated: MSVTPRAPRAGASRLRPIATTVAVVLTLALAGMAGCDGDKESALPSVQEKLEESQIYGRDKIKIGVATFEPLMGVLQNGVYSGFDIEIARYIAASLGYDGDQNIEFVALATEDRIPALQGGQVDLVVASFSITEERSKLVSFAGPYFITTQEVMVPVALRNDIRTLEDLQNPEYRVCVSGGSTTEAELKRRDVNLLVVKTVRECLEGLQSGDFQAMSSDETILAGFLSEYPGEFEIVDMPFGTSEQLGVGVPISDPALRDLVAYFLDKSYQAGRDGESSPWLVAYNRTLGPWLGPDKVQPPPLNVPELVDFDDKAPRG
- a CDS encoding metalloregulator ArsR/SmtB family transcription factor; translated protein: MTADPVSDVFAALADPTRRAILARLATGEATVNELAEPFPISVQAISKHLNVLEKAGLITRIRDAQWRRCRIEPAPLRTLAEWVAQYRRLWDERYDTLDEYLRDVQKQQQPRREQ